The Paenibacillus beijingensis nucleotide sequence CGGCAAGTATCATTGGGCAGGCGCGCATAATTACGTCAAACTGGCGAGCGACCCGGAAATCGTCCGGGCGCTCCTCCATACGCTGTTAAATGTCGTGCTCTATGTGCCCGCCATTGTGGTGCAGGCGACGATTGTTGCCGTGCTGCTGAGCCAGCCGATTCGCGGTGTTTCCCTGTACCGCACCGTTTATTTCCTGCCGGCGGTCATGATGCCGGCCGCGGTGGCCATGTCATGGCGGTGGCTGCTTAACGGCGATTACGGCTTGGTGAACGCCGTGCTGAAGCTATTTTCCATTCAAGGTCCGAGCTGGCTGACCGATCCGAGGACGGTGCTGCTGACGGTGGTCTTCGTTGCCGTCTGGAGCATGGTCGGGTTTCAGGCCGTCATTTTGATCGCCGGCATTAAAGGAATTGCGCCCTCTTATTATGAAGCGGCATCCATCGAAGGGGCGGGTCCGCTTTCCAAGTTTTTCGGCATCACGCTGCCTCTTCTGACGCCGGCTTTGTTTTTCGTATCGGTAACGTCGTTAATCGGCGCCCTGCAAGTATTCGATCTGATTTATATGATGGTCGGAACGGTGGCGATCGACAATGCGGATACGGTCGTTTACTTATTTTACAAGCAGGCGTTCGTAAGAAATGATAAAGGCTATGCATCCGCCATCGCGGTCGTATTGTTTGCACTCATTCTGCTGCTGACGGCGCTGCAGCTTAAAATTCAGCGAAAATGGGTGCATTACGAATGAAAATTACGGTTCATCTAGTTCTTATTGTCGGTGCGCTCATTATGGCGGCCCCGTTTGCATGGTCGCTGCTGACGTCGCTCCAATCGGCGGAGGAATCGACGCGGATTCCGCTCACTGTGCTGCCCGAGAAGCTGCGGTGGGATAATTATGCCAAGGTGGTCGAACTGCTGCCTTTCGCGAGATTTTATTGGAATACGGCAATCACGACGCTGGTCAAGGTAGCCGTTTGCGTTCTGCTCAGCTCGATGGCGGCGTATGCGTTCGCGCGCATCCCGTTTCCGGGCCGAACGGCTTTGTTCCTGCTGTTATTGTCCGTCATGATGGTCCCTGGACAGGTGTTCATCATTCCGCGTATTTGCTGATGAAAGATTTGGGCTGGCTGAACTCGCTGAAAGCGATAACCGTCACCGGCATGTTCAGCGTGTACAACACCTTTTTGCTGCGCCAGTTTTTTCTCGGGTTGCCAGCGGAATTGGAGGAAGCGGCGAAAATCGACGGCTGCCATCCGTTTAAGGTTTACTGGCGGATTATGCTGCCGCTGGCTAAACCGGGTCTCGTATCGGTGACGATCATTACGACGCTTTGGTCATGGAACGATTTTCTTTGGCCGCTGATCGTCAACAGTTCGCCGGAAAAAATGACGCTTGCCGTCGGCCTCGCTTCTCTTCAAGGACAGTTTACGACCAACTACCCGGTGCTGATGGCCGGCATGCTGCTCGCTGTATGGCCGATGATTGCCATTTTTGTGCTGCTGCAGCGCCAATTTATTGAAGGCATCACGCTTACGGGAATCAAGTAGAAAAGGCTCGATCACAATGAGTCAAAAAGTTTATGGAATTTATAATTGAAAAGCTTACAGGAGAGATCGGGATGGAAAAGTGGAGAGTACTGCTCATTACGGCTCATCCGGACGATGAGACATCCTGCGGAGGAACGCTGGCGAAGCTGGCGGACGCAGGTCACGAGATTACCGTGGCGGTCGCTACCAGCGGCAACCGCGGAACGCAGGATCCTTCAATACGCCCGGATCAATTGGCGCAAATCAGAGAACGGGAGATGCAGGAAGCATCCTACATTCTGGGTGTGCATAAGCTCATCGGCCTCGGTTACGACGACGGGACGCTGGCGGACCAAGCCGGGCTGAAGGAGCATCTATACCGGCTGATCCGTTCCGAACGGCCGGATATTGTCATTACGCTTGATGCTTGGCGAAAATATGAATTTCATCCCGACCATCGCGCGCTCGGCCTTGCCGCAACCGAAGCGGCGTATTTGGCCGACGGCTGCTGGTATTATCCGGAACATGCCGAAGAAGGGCTGAAGCCTTGGAAACCGCAGGAAGTCTACTTGATATGGTCGGACGATCCGAACTATTCCGTTGATGTATGCGCTACGTGGGAACGCAAGCTGCTTGCCGCAGACGCCCATGTCAGCCAGTCTTCCGGCGGCAGGACGTTCCGTGAAAATTTTGTAAACTGGATTACGCTGCGTGCTCCCGGAGGAGAGGTTCAGAAGGAAGAATCGTTCCGAAAAATATACGGGACAAGCTTGAACATATGATGTCAGATTCAAAACGAACGAGGCGGGGTGGGGAAGATGGGAGTCAATATGAACGAAGGCTCACTGCAAGGAAGCCTGCCGAATTCCTTAAAAACGTTTCAAGGCTTCGAACCGTTCCAAATTTTCGTCAACCGTAACGAGGGAGATTGGCGGATGCCGTTCGAATGGCACGAGCCGCTTGAAATTTTTTATGTAAAATCGGGTCGGGGGCAGTTTTATATCGATGATAAAGTGTATGTCTTCGAACCGGATGATCTGTTCGTGATCGGAAACCGCGAGCTGCACAAAAGCCAGCTGATTGACCATGAGCCGTTTGAAGTGCTGGTCATCATGTTCGATCCTGAACTTGCAAAGGCGGTTCAGGTTGAAGACGGGATGGACCCGCTATCGCTATTTTATGAGCGCGATGTCGGCTTCTCCCACTGCCTGAAAGTTCGGGAACCGCTCAGGAGCAAGCTTTCCTTTGCGTTTGAGCGGCTGCAAGAGGAGCACGAAGGCGGCACAGACAGCTACTCCCGCCGGACGATCGTTTCGCATTTGCAGTGGCTGCTTGTGGAACTGAACCGGGCCTACAGGGGGAACACACCATACATCCGTCTGGACAATCATTCGAAAGTCCATTTCAAGCCGGTCGTTGCGGGTGCGATGGAGTTCATTAACGAGCATTACAACGAGGATCTGCATCTGGACCGGATCGCCGGATATCTTGGCGTCAATCCGTCCTATCTTAGCCGGGTATTCAAACAGAATTCCGGCTTCTCGCTCGTCGAGTTCATCACGTTCAAACGTGTTTGGCGGGCGAAGGAGATGCTGCTATACACAAACCGTAAAGTGACGGACATTGCATACGAGATCGGGTATAACAACGTCACTCATTTTCAGTGGACATTCAAAAAAATGTTTGGGGTCAGTCCCAGTCAATACCGGAAGCTGCCGCGAGGTTATTATCGTTTGCAAAAGTACTGAGCGGCGCGAGGGAGGCAGAATCAAGAAGCCAAGGCGGCGAAAGCCTGGCTTTTTTTGTTCTATAGGAGGCCGACCGCATCACGACCGCTCGCCAAGTTTGCAAATCCGGTTTCTTCTTATCGAAAAAAATGAGAGTGATTACTCACTTTACAATTTAACGATCCGGCTGTATCATGAATGTGAGTAATCACTCATTTTTGGTTATAAGGAGAGTGTTGTCCATGTCCTCCATCTCTGCAACTGCGTCGGGCGTTCATGACGCGCCGGTCGTGGAGCTGGACCGTATCGTACGCCGGTTTGGCGGCCGCGCCGTTCTGGACGGCATTTCGTTGCGCGTAGAGCGCGGCGAGCTGTTCGGTCTGCTCGGTCCGTCCGGCTCCGGCAAAACAACGCTTGTGAAAGTGATGACCGGCATCGACAAAGCCGATGAAGGCTCGGTTCATATGCTCGGCGAGCCGATGCCGAAGCTGTCCATGCTGCAGCGGTTCGGTTATATGGCGCAGTCCGACGCGCTCTACGGAGAGCTGACGGCGAAAGAAAACCTCGTTTTTTTCGCTTCGCTGTACGGACTTAAGGGAGCGCGCCGCAGCGAACGCATTCATGATTCGATGGCGGTTGTCGGCTTGCTTGACCATCTGAACAAACCAGTTGGCGCGTATTCCGGCGGCATGAAGCGGCGGTTGTCGCTGGCGATTTCGCTGCTTCACGAGCCGCAGCTGCTCGTGCTGGATGAGCCGACCGTCGGGATCGATCCGGTGCTAAGGCAGTCGATCTGGAAGGAGCTTGCGAAGATGAGGGAAGGCGGCACGACGATTATTTTGACGACGCATGTAATGGATGAGGCGGACAAATGCGACCGGCTCGCACTCATTAAGGACGGCAAGCTGACCGCCGTCGGCTCGCCCGCGGCGCTTAAAGCGGAAACGGGAAGCGAAACGATCGAAGAAGCGTTTATCGCGCTGGGGGGAGGTATCCGATCATGAGAATCCGCGCACTTGCCATCCGCATTATCCGCCAGTTCGTGCGGGATAAACGTACGCTCGCGCTGCTATTTTTGGCGCCGCTCCTCATTCTTTGCCTGGTGAAGCTGGTGTTTAACGGCCAAACGGTCCACCCGGAAATCGGAATTGTGGGCGTCCCGCAGCTGCTCGCCCAGCGGCTGGAGCAGACGGACGCGCATATTACCGTGTACGATGATGCCGGAAGCGCCGAAGAAGCGCTGAAAGCGGGCGATTTGCACGCCGTGTTGACGCTGGCGGACAGAACGCCGCACATCCGGCTTGAAGGCAGCGACCCTTCCGAGAGCAAAATGGTGCTGCTGCTGCTCCAGCGGACGATGCAGGCGGATATGCCGTCGGTGCAGCCCGACGTTTCTTACCTGCACGGCTATGAAGATATGACCTCGTTCGATTCGTTCGGTCCGGTGCTGATCGGGTTCTTCTCATTTTTCTTCGTCTTCATGCTGGCCGGCGTTTCGTTTCTTAGGGAGCGAACGAGCGGCACGCTGGAGCGGCTGCTGGCGACGCCGATCCGGCGGTCCGAGGTCGTGGCGGGTTATTTGTCCGGCTTCGGGTTGTTTACCTTGTTGCAGGCGGCGCTGATCGCCTGGTTCGCCATCGACGTGCTCGGCCTCTATATGCAGGGATCTATCTGGCTGGTGCTGTTCATGAATTTGCTGCTGTCGCTGACGGCGCTGACGCTCGGCACGCTGCTCTCGTCTTTTGCCGGCAGCGAGTTTCAAATCATTCAGTTTATCCCGCTCGTTATCGTGCCGCAGGTGTTTTTCTCCGGGTTGTTCAATCTGGACGCGATGCTGCCATGGCTGCAAAACTTAAGCCTGATCATGCCGCTTTATTACGGGGCGGATGCGATGCGCGGCATTATGATCCGGGGCGAAGGCTGGGAGGGAATTCAGCTTGACGTCTACGTGCTGATTGGTTTTTCGCTGGCGTTTGCGCTGCTTAATGTGCTGGCGCTGCGCAAGCACCGGGCGATTTAACAAGGTCGGGAACTCTATGATATGATGGGTACGAAAATTGGAATGAAAGCAAGGAGTTGTAAAATATGCGAGAGTCGACCGAGCAGTGGATTGAAGAGCTGCTGAAAATCGACGCCGGGGAAAAAATGACCGAGAAGCAGTCCAAAATATTGGCGGCGGCAATCGAAGTTTTTTCGGAGAAAGGATTTTCGGCGTCTTCGACGAGCGAAATCGCGCAGCGGGCGGGCGTAGCCGAAGGCACGATATTCCGCCACTATAAAACGAAGAAGGACCTGCTCGTGTCGATCGTGGCGCCGACGATGGCAAAGCTTATGGCTCCGTTCGTGCTGCGCGGCTTCAACAAGGTGCTCGATGTCGAATACGAGCGCTACGATCAGTTTTTGCGCGCGTTCATCGAGAACCGAATCGAATTTCTGAACAATCACCGCAGCGTGCTGAAAATATTGGTGCAGGAAATCCCGTTTCATCCCGAGCTGCGGGAGCAGTTTTTTCAAAATATTGCTTCCAAGGTGCTGGAGCGGCTTGGCGCCATCGTCGGAAAGTTCCAGGCGCAGGGCAACATGGTTGAGCTGCCGACGTTAACCGTTCTCCGCTTAACCGGTTCGGCTCTATTAGGCTATACGCTGTCCCGCATGTTCTATGGCGAACGGGAAGGAGCCGACTGGGACGACGAGTATGAGCGGGAACAGACGATTGCGTTCATCATGCGGGGTCTCGGGATGAACGGGTGACAGGGGCGGCAATCGACCTTTTCCGCCTTTTGTTGCGTCGACGGCGTTCGGCGAATATTGCAATCGACGGCGTTTTCTGCGCCGCAAGCTTCGACGGCATTTTTCAGTGCCGCAAGCCTCGACGGTATACCCGGTTTTTCGCGCGCGGTATTTGTCGGCGATTTCGGCGCGGAATCATCATTTTCGAAACTGTTTCGAGCTTTATTTATCCATTATGCAAACATTTAGCGGATATTGGGTTGCATACCGTTTCACGTGGAACGGTCTGTTCGGATCGCTAAGAACAGACTAACGATCACCGGAAAGAAAGGCGGTATCAATGAATCATTCAATTGAAACGGATCCGAACACGATGCCGCAGGCGCCGGTCCGCACCCGAAGACTCGGCATCGCCCTCATGCTCGGCTCGCTTACGGCCATCGGGCCGTTTTCCCTGGACATGTATTTGCCTGCGCTGCCGGGGATGACGGGCAATCTGCATACGAGCGCTTCGCTCGCCCAGCTCAGTCTGACCGCATGCATGCTCGGACTGGCGCTCGGGCAGCTGCTGGCGGGACCGCTCAGCGATACATATGGAAGGAAAAAGCCGCTGATTGCGGCGCTGGCCGTTTATACGCTCTCCTCGTTGCTCTGCGCGTTCAGCCCGAACATCGGAGTGCTCGTGGCGCTGCGCTTGATTCAAGGGTTGTCCGGCGCGGCCGGCATCGTCATCTCGCGCGCAGTCGTGCGCGATTTATTTTCCGGAAACGAGATGACCCGCTTCTTCTCGCAGCTGATGCTCATAAACGGGGCCGCCCCCATTCTGGCGCCTATCATTGGAGGGCAGCTGCTCAAGGTCGTCTCTTGGCGGGGCGTCTTCGTCGCGCTGTTCCTGCTCGGGGCCGCGCTGCTGCTCGCCGTTCTGTTCACGCTGCCGGAGACGCTGCCGGCCCGGCGCCGTTCAGGCGGCGGACTTCGACAGACGCTGCGGACGTTCCGCGGCTTCGCGTCCGATCGGCTGTTTATCGGTTATGTTCTCGCTATGGGACTGGTGTCGGCGGGCATGTTCAGCTATATTTCCGGATCGCCTTTCGTCATCCAAAATGTGTTCGGCGTATCCGAGCAGGGATACAGCCTTATCTTTGCGATGAACGGCGCCGGCATAATTCTCGCTTCCCAGATTGCCGGTCGCCTCGCCGGAAAAATCGCCGTGGAGCGGCTGTTTGGCTTCGGCATCACTACAGCTGTGGCGGGCGGAACCGCGCTGCTGCTGTCAATCGTGCTGGATGGGGGACTCGTTCCGGTCGTCATCTCGCTGTTTTTTGTCGTATCCAGCGTCGGGATTGTCGGCACGACGTCCACATCGCTGGCGATGCAAAATGCGGGGCAGGCCGCGGGAAGCGCCTCCGCGCTGCTCGGCATGCTGCAGTTTGTGCTCGGGGCGGCCGCTTCGCCGCTCGTCGGGCTTGGCGGCGAGGCCGCCGCGCTGCCGATGGCTGTCGTCATTGCCTCGGCCGAAGCGCTGGCCGTCGTCATCTGCTTTACATTAATCAGAGGCGCCGGGCGGCGGCAGTAGCTTTGTTGGCATCCGCTGCGTCATTCAAGGTGATGAAACAAAAACTTGATTATGTTAAGCAACAGAGGCTGTCTAATAAGTATTCACGCGTATGAGCTAGTCCTAAATAGGACAAAAGGGGACCTCCTGTTTCGCCTGGCAAAGCGAAGTCGGAGGTCCTTTTGTACAATTGAAATGTCTCAAACCTGCGAATGTGCAGGTTTTATCGGTTGAAACCGTATGTGGAGAGGGAATACCTGCGATGGTGCAGGAATTCCCAGCCTTTTATTGCCTGAACGGGAGATGAGGGCGACAAAAAAAGTTTTCGCAGGAATTTTAACGTAGTCGAAAAATAAAAAGAAAAAAGATGTACGAACGCATGTTTTTCAAAAATATCCCTTCGTACAAAGCGATGAGATAAACCTTTATCGAGGTCTTTCGAAGATGTGCGACCGCGTTTAAAGGTAGGTTTATTCGCCAATAGGAAAGTTCATTTCGACTTCATGCTTTATCGAAATTAAACTTTCCTATGTGGTAAAAAAGAACGAACCGGCCAAGGATAGCCCCTTGACCGGTTCGTTTTTCGCTTTTGAAGCTGAAGAACTTGATTGATACGACTAAAAGCCTGCTTATGGGACAGCCCCTGCATCCTTTCGGATCGTTTGAGCTCATTGAATTGCTGAATCGGAAAGATATTTGGATGATTGCTTCGTTAAACGCATCACTCATTCAACTGCGAGAGCCGCCGGCCTGCAAGCCCGCTAACGGTAACTTCGGTTGCAATGCGACTTCGTTTGCAATATGATTTCGGTCGCACAATAAGGATAAGTGGTTTACGGAGTCGCCAAGGTGGCGATTTCCGGCAGTGCAGGCTCGACTCTCTTTTTCGTCGAGTTTTCATAAGCGCTGGCAATGTGAATGATTGCGGGCTCGTCAAACGCCCGGCCGAGGAACTCGATGTTTGCGGG carries:
- a CDS encoding PIG-L deacetylase family protein, with product MEKWRVLLITAHPDDETSCGGTLAKLADAGHEITVAVATSGNRGTQDPSIRPDQLAQIREREMQEASYILGVHKLIGLGYDDGTLADQAGLKEHLYRLIRSERPDIVITLDAWRKYEFHPDHRALGLAATEAAYLADGCWYYPEHAEEGLKPWKPQEVYLIWSDDPNYSVDVCATWERKLLAADAHVSQSSGGRTFRENFVNWITLRAPGGEVQKEESFRKIYGTSLNI
- a CDS encoding ABC transporter ATP-binding protein, whose product is MSSISATASGVHDAPVVELDRIVRRFGGRAVLDGISLRVERGELFGLLGPSGSGKTTLVKVMTGIDKADEGSVHMLGEPMPKLSMLQRFGYMAQSDALYGELTAKENLVFFASLYGLKGARRSERIHDSMAVVGLLDHLNKPVGAYSGGMKRRLSLAISLLHEPQLLVLDEPTVGIDPVLRQSIWKELAKMREGGTTIILTTHVMDEADKCDRLALIKDGKLTAVGSPAALKAETGSETIEEAFIALGGGIRS
- a CDS encoding TetR/AcrR family transcriptional regulator, with product MRESTEQWIEELLKIDAGEKMTEKQSKILAAAIEVFSEKGFSASSTSEIAQRAGVAEGTIFRHYKTKKDLLVSIVAPTMAKLMAPFVLRGFNKVLDVEYERYDQFLRAFIENRIEFLNNHRSVLKILVQEIPFHPELREQFFQNIASKVLERLGAIVGKFQAQGNMVELPTLTVLRLTGSALLGYTLSRMFYGEREGADWDDEYEREQTIAFIMRGLGMNG
- a CDS encoding multidrug effflux MFS transporter; translation: MNHSIETDPNTMPQAPVRTRRLGIALMLGSLTAIGPFSLDMYLPALPGMTGNLHTSASLAQLSLTACMLGLALGQLLAGPLSDTYGRKKPLIAALAVYTLSSLLCAFSPNIGVLVALRLIQGLSGAAGIVISRAVVRDLFSGNEMTRFFSQLMLINGAAPILAPIIGGQLLKVVSWRGVFVALFLLGAALLLAVLFTLPETLPARRRSGGGLRQTLRTFRGFASDRLFIGYVLAMGLVSAGMFSYISGSPFVIQNVFGVSEQGYSLIFAMNGAGIILASQIAGRLAGKIAVERLFGFGITTAVAGGTALLLSIVLDGGLVPVVISLFFVVSSVGIVGTTSTSLAMQNAGQAAGSASALLGMLQFVLGAAASPLVGLGGEAAALPMAVVIASAEALAVVICFTLIRGAGRRQ
- a CDS encoding helix-turn-helix transcriptional regulator translates to MGVNMNEGSLQGSLPNSLKTFQGFEPFQIFVNRNEGDWRMPFEWHEPLEIFYVKSGRGQFYIDDKVYVFEPDDLFVIGNRELHKSQLIDHEPFEVLVIMFDPELAKAVQVEDGMDPLSLFYERDVGFSHCLKVREPLRSKLSFAFERLQEEHEGGTDSYSRRTIVSHLQWLLVELNRAYRGNTPYIRLDNHSKVHFKPVVAGAMEFINEHYNEDLHLDRIAGYLGVNPSYLSRVFKQNSGFSLVEFITFKRVWRAKEMLLYTNRKVTDIAYEIGYNNVTHFQWTFKKMFGVSPSQYRKLPRGYYRLQKY
- a CDS encoding carbohydrate ABC transporter permease, which codes for MAVHQELAAAVPRSRKSKLKRREYLWGYGMILPLLLGVGVLFIWPVVRTVYLSFTEWGDFGKYHWAGAHNYVKLASDPEIVRALLHTLLNVVLYVPAIVVQATIVAVLLSQPIRGVSLYRTVYFLPAVMMPAAVAMSWRWLLNGDYGLVNAVLKLFSIQGPSWLTDPRTVLLTVVFVAVWSMVGFQAVILIAGIKGIAPSYYEAASIEGAGPLSKFFGITLPLLTPALFFVSVTSLIGALQVFDLIYMMVGTVAIDNADTVVYLFYKQAFVRNDKGYASAIAVVLFALILLLTALQLKIQRKWVHYE
- a CDS encoding ABC transporter permease, translating into MRIRALAIRIIRQFVRDKRTLALLFLAPLLILCLVKLVFNGQTVHPEIGIVGVPQLLAQRLEQTDAHITVYDDAGSAEEALKAGDLHAVLTLADRTPHIRLEGSDPSESKMVLLLLQRTMQADMPSVQPDVSYLHGYEDMTSFDSFGPVLIGFFSFFFVFMLAGVSFLRERTSGTLERLLATPIRRSEVVAGYLSGFGLFTLLQAALIAWFAIDVLGLYMQGSIWLVLFMNLLLSLTALTLGTLLSSFAGSEFQIIQFIPLVIVPQVFFSGLFNLDAMLPWLQNLSLIMPLYYGADAMRGIMIRGEGWEGIQLDVYVLIGFSLAFALLNVLALRKHRAI